Within the Rhizobium favelukesii genome, the region TCGGCAACATGATGGAATTCCTTTGAGTCGTCACCTGCTGCCTTTCATCAGACCACCATCAATTGTCAGGACAAGGCCGGAGTGTGGACATTGGGGAGAAGCTATCGCCCGTAAGCAACAGACCTTTGTAACAACACTTGCCGTTCACTAAAAATAATGCAATAAAATCAATACGAAGAGGGTCGAAATGCGCAGTCCTCTTCTGGGCACCATTCCCTAATAAATGCAAAGTGAAAGCCGATACCAACGGCTTCCTATTTCTTCCCCGAAAGACATCACCAGCGTAGGTAACGACGCCCGGTCAGGCTGCCGATTGTAGTAACGGCCGCGATCGCGATTCACGAAAAGCGGGCCGTCGCCCCGGGGCGATGGGCCGGTCGCCGCCGCGATCCTGCCGGCGTGATCATCGCCGGGTCCGGCGTGGACATCGACCACCTGATTGCGCGCCATCATTGCCGAGCAGCCCAATAAGCTCAGCGGACCGGCTGATAGTGTCCGCGTAGCGGCACCTGCGTGCCGGTGCTCTCCAAGCCGTCACGATCGCAGACGTAGACAAGGGTCGGCAGCCCGCCAGTACGGAAGATCTTGTCGTATCCGCGGCGAAGCGACCCCCGGCAGGTTTGCGTAGGGATAGACCGAGTGGGCCTGGGTTTCGCCAGCACGCCGCCAGTCCGTGGCGAAGCTCGCTCCCGGCGCTAGGCTTGCGCCGGCCGCCGTGGCTATCAACAACACGCTTGCGAACCGCATCTCGTCGCCTTGCCGGATTTCTGGACTTCATCTTCTCCCACGGATGTAGGCGCGGCGGCGATCCACATCAAGCAATCGGATCGCTCTGTCGGCCGTCATCTCGAAAGCGTGACTTCGACCAGGCGATTTCCCTGCCGTTGTGTTGTACGGCGGGGATACGCGTCTTGACGACGCAAGCGGAACGGAGTTTTGCGCGCTCTGCCGTAAGTTGGTCGCAACGGGGAGACGCGAGAGCCTGCAAGCTTCTGACGGTTTCTCCTGCAGATAGTTGCACGAATGAAGGCACGGTGCTCTATCCGTGACTTTCGCTATGATCTAAGCAGGCCGGCCAGCAGGCGCCGCAAGAAGGACGGACACATGACGAGCTATGTATTGACGGTGACGTGCAAGTCGACGCGGGGGATCGTGGCAGCGATCGCGAACTATCTGGCGGATCAGGGCTGCAACATCGTCGATTCGTCGCAGTTCGACGACCTCGATACCGGGAGGTTCTTCACCCGTGTCAGCTTCATTTCCGAAGAAGGTGTGGGCCTTGCGGCGCTGAAAGAAGGCTTCAAGCCGGTCGCCGAGAAATTCGAGATGGATGCTGAAATCCATGATGGCGACAGCCGCATGAAGGTGCTTCTGATGGTGTCCCGCTTCGGCCACTGTTTGAATGACCTGCTCTACCGCTGGAAGATCGGTGCGCTGTCGATCGATATCGTCGGCGTGGTGTCCAATCACTTCGACTATCAGAAGGTCGTCGTGAATCATGATATCCCGTTCCACCACATCAAGGTGACGAAGGAAAACAAGCCGCAGGCCGAGGCACAGCTCCTCGATCTCGTGGATCAGACCGGCACCGAGTTGATCGTGCTCGCCCGCTACATGCAGGTTCTTTCTGACGCCATGTGCCGCAAAATGTCGGGCAAGATCATCAACATCCATCACTCCTTCCTGCCGAGCTTCAAGGGTGCCAACCCTTACAAGCAGGCCTATGAGCGCGGCGTGAAGCTCATTGGCGCCACGGCCCATTATGTGACGGCGGATCTCGATGAAGGTCCGATCATCGAGCAGGATACTGCCCGCATCACCCACGCTCAGAGCGCCGACGATTATGTCTCTATCGGCCGCGACGTCGAGAGCCAGGTGCTGGCGCGTGCCATCCATGCCCATATCCATCGCCGCGTTTTCCTGAACGGCAACCGCACCATCGTATTCCCCGCAAGCCCGGGCAGCTATGCTTCCGAGCGCATGGGCTGACAGCCGCGGCGGCTTTGCCGTTGAGCGACTGCGATCTCCTCGCTTGCCGGTGGCAAGGATTCGATTATCTGCTTAGTCTGCAGAATCGAATCATGCCGCGGGGGATGCCATGACTGACGAGACGCTTGCCTATCGCGCGACGTTGCCACGCCCGGACGTGACCGCCGCGGAAGCTGGCGACATTCTTCAGTCGCGATATGGCTTGTCGGGAACGATCACCGAGCTCGGCAGCCAGCAGGATCGCAACTATCGCCTGGATACCGGCGAACAGCGCTATGTGCTCAAGATATGCCACGTGACCTATGAGACGCTGGAACTCGAGGCACAGAACGCAGCGATCCACCACATCGGCACGAAGGAGAATGCGCCGCGCGTTCCGCGGGTTATCCCATCGACGGACGGGCAGGACATCGTGGCCGTCACCGTGCGCGACCAGACCTTTCAGGTTCGGCTGCTGGAGTATCTCGAAGGCGAGGGGCTGTCGCATCGCAAGCACTTGCCGAAGGAATCGGTTTCCGCGCTTGGGGGACTCTGCGCCCGCCTGGCGCAGTCGCTGGCCGATTTCACGCATCCTGGCCTCGATCGCAGCCTGCAATGGGACCTGCGCCGCGCAGGCCCGGTCGCCGTTCAGCTGCTGTCGGCAATCACCGACAGCGCCGCACGCGATCGCATCGCCAAGACGATGGTGGCCGCGGTGCGGCGAATCCAGCCTTTGGCGCCGTCTTTGCGCTTGCAGGCCGTGCATCATGACGTGACGGGTGACAACGTCGTCAGTCATCGCGACAGCCGCGGTCGTCTAGTTCCCGACGGCGTCATCGATTTCGGCGATATCATCCGCGGCTGGCTGATCGGGGATCTCGCGGTCACCTGCGCCTCGCTGCTGCATCAGGCGGATGGCGACCCGCTCTATATTCTTCCGGCGGTGAAGGCCTATCACGAAGTCTATCCGCTCACGGAGGGGGAGCTGCGCGCTCTCTGGCCCCTGGTGGTTGCGCGCGCCGTCATCCTTGTCGCCAGCGGCGAGCAGCAGATTTCGATCGACCCCGAGAACGACTATGTCCGCGGCAATCTCGAGCTCGAGCGCCTGATATTCGACACGGCGGTCTCTGTTCCGTTCGAACTCATGGAGATCGCTGTCCTGAAGGCGGTGGGCATGGAAACGGCCACGCTGCCGACGGAGGACTGGCGTCCGCTGTTTCCCGACATCGACCCGGCGACGATTTCCTTTGTCGATCTCGGTGTCCAGAGCCCGCATTTCGCCGCCGGCAACTGGTCGCAGGCCGACATGGATTGGCGGTTACTTGCCCGCGCGGCGGCCGAGACCGGCACTGCGGCGACACGCTACGGCGAATACAGATTGTCGCGCTCCAAGCTTCACAGCGCCACGCCGTCCGCGACCTTTGCACTGCATTCCGACATTTGCCTCGCCGGTGGCAGCACGGTTGCCGCCCCGTTTGCCGGAAGGGTCAGTTGGAAGAACCACCATTTCATTCTGGCAGGCGAGGGCGTCAACCTTCATCTGGACGGAATTGAGCCCTCGCTTGAGGATGAGGCGGAGGTCGGGCCAGGGCAGCCGCTCGGGACGATCTCCGGTGAAAGCGGATCTCTCGGCGGGCTTCGGGTGCAGCTCTCCACCTTGCAGGGCGCGGAGCCGCCGCTGTTTTGCGGTCCGCAGGAGGCAATGGCCTGGTCGGAACTATGCCCGTCGCCGGCGGCCCTTCTCGGTGCTGGCGTCGATGCGCCGAAGCCGGCGTCGGCGGAATTGTTCGCACTCAGAGAGGCTCATCTCGCAGGGCCGCAGAAGAACTATTACGAGACGCCGCCGCAGATGGAACGCGGTTGGAAGGAGCATATGTTCGATGTCGAGGGGCGCGCCTATCTCGACATGCTCAACAACGTCACCATTCTTGGTCATGGTCATCCGCGCCTGGCCGAGGCGATCAGCGAGCAGTGGCTGCGGCTGAATACCAATTCGCGCTTTCATTATACCGCCATTGCCGAATTTTCAGAGCGTCTGGCCTCACTTGCCCCGGAGGGACTGGAGGCAGTCTTTCTCGTCAACAGCGGATCGGAGGCCAACGACCTCGCCCTTCGGCTTGCCTGGGCCCACACGGGCGCCAAGCCTATGCTCAGCCTTCTTGAGGCCTATCACGGTTGGTCGGTTGCAAGTGATGCAGTCTCCACGTCGATCGCCGACAATCCGCAGGCTTTGACGACGCGGCCCGACTGGGTGCATGCCGTTCTCTCGCCGAATACATATCGGGGTGCCTTCCGTGGTTCGGAATCAACGACCGGCTACCTGGACGCGGTGGTTGAGGTCCTTGAAGCCATCGACGCAAAAGGCGAGGGGCTGGCCGGCTTCATTGCCGAGCCAGTCTATGGAAATGCCGGCGGCATTTCGCTTCCGGACGGTTTCCTTGCAGCGGTTTACGGACAGATCCGGGCCCGTGGCGGCGTCTGCATCGCCGACGAAGTGCAGGTGGGCTACGGACGGCTTGGGCACCATTTCTGGGGCTTCGAGCAGCAGGGTGCCATCCCCGACATCATCACCATCGCGAAGGGTATGGGAGACGGGCATCCGCTCGGCGCTGTGATCACGACCAGGGCCATCGCCGGTTCGCTGGAGAAGGAAGGCTATTTCTTTTCGTCCACCGGCGGCAGCCCGGTCAGTTGTGTGGCCGGTATGACGGTGCTCGATATCATGGCCGATGAAAGGCTGCAGGAGAACGCGCGCGATGTCGGCGATCACCTCAAGGGTCGTCTGGTGGCGCTGATCGAGCGCCATCCGATCGTCGGCGCCGTACATGGCATGGGGCTTTACCTCGGCCTCGAACTGGTCCGCGACCGAACGACGCTGGAGCCGGCGACGGAGGAGACGGCGGCAATCTGCAGCCGCCTCCTCGATCTCGGCATCCTAGTGCAGCCGACCGGCGATCACCTCAATGTGTTGAAGATCAAGCCGCCGCTCTGTCTGACAGTCGACAGTGCCGATTTCTTCGTCGACATGCTGGAAAAGGTGCTCTCGGAGGGGTGGTAGGCCGTTTGTGGCAACGTTAACCATTTCGGTCATTTCGCGGCTTTGCATTTTTTAATCAAATGTCCCATTGCCGGAATCAGCGGTAATTCCTATGTCTGCTCCGTGATCGAAAGAGAGCTTCGGACCGTCACGCGAATTGCACAAAGACTTGATAGGGTTCTTGCAGTCAATTCGAATATGATGGAATGAAATTTTCCGAATGGTCGATTTTTTGACACGTTTCGGAATATGTTTCTGATCGACTGCGACGTATAGTCTACCAATGAAGTAGATTAATAGCGCAGTCATCGCCGACCCTGGAAAGCCAGGGCCTCAAGCAAGCGCAACGCCAGAGAAAGGAACGAGACATGACGAAAATCGATACTCTCGCCGATTTCCTTGGGCGATCCGTGCTTGGCAATGACCGTCCGGGCGCCCTCTCCCGCCCGAACTGTCGAATGTGACCTTCGTCCACCTTTAACGGAATCAGACAAGTCAATTCGCCATCGCCAGCGCATACCGCGCGGCAGGAGTTCTACGCATGAAAAAAGAAGTAATCGAGTACGCAGGCGTTCCCGTCGGGATCGTCATCCCGGATGAGAACCGGTTGAAGTTCATCGCGGTGAAATTTCACGTCCACGATCTGGACGAGCAGCATTTCAGCTCGCCGGCGGAAGTAAAGCTCGCGATCCATGATCTGATGACCCGTCGTCACCCGAAGCCCATTCATGCCTGAGGGCATGAAGCACGGCCTAACCAGCCTTGACAGATTTCAGACCGGTCTTGCCAAAGGTGAGGCCGGTCTTGTCTTTTGATCGCCATTGCGGTCCTATCGCGCGCTCTTGCTCAAACCAGGATGGTGCGGTTGCTGAATCTGATCACCGACATTGAAGGCGTCTCCGTCGGAAACGCGACGGATCTGAAGCTCGGCTCAGGTGTAACCGTCATCGTCTTCGACGAACCGGCCACGGCGTCTGGGGTCGTGCTGGGCGGTGCGCCCGGTGGCCGCGACACAGCGCTTCTCGATCCGTCAATGACGGTCGGCGCGGTTGACGCGTTTGTGCTCTCCGGCGGGTCGGCCTTCGGTCTTGACGCCGCGGGCGGCGTCCAGGCAGGTCTGCGGGAAGTCGGCCGAGGCTTTCCTGTCGGCGATGTGAGGGTGCCGATCGTTCCCCAGGCAATCCTGATGGACCTGCTGAACGGCGGCGACAAAGACTGGGATCTGCAGTCGCCCTATCGCGAAATGGGCTATCAAGCTTTCAAGGCGGCGGACAAAGAACAATTCGCGCTCGGCACCGTTGGTGCGGGCGCGGGCGCAACGACCGCGACCTTCAAAGGGGGGCTCGGTTCGGCAAGCGCCGAAACCAGCACCGGCCTGAAGATCGCGGCGATCGTCGCCGTCAATGCGCTTGGCTCGGCGACGGTGGGCGAGGGGCCGCATTTCTGGTCCGCGCCTTTCGAGCAGAACGGAGAGTTCGGCGGCCTCGGCTTGCCCTCGCCAATCTCGCAGGTCGACACGCACATGCGGCTGAAAGGCATGAGCACCACGGCGACGACGATTGGCGCCATCGTCACCGATGCCGAATTGACCAAGCAGGAAGCGCACCGCCTTGCGATCATGGCCCATGACGGCTTCGCCCGCGGTCTTCTGCCGGCGCATCTGCCCCTTGATGGCGACACTGTTTTTGCCGCCTCGACGGGCAGGAAGCCGCGGCCGGATCTGCCTGCCTTTCTGGAGCTCTGCCATCTCGCCACAATGGTGATGGCACGCGCCATCGCGCGCGGTGTCTACGAGGCCACTGCACTTCCGGTCGCCGGCGCGCAGCAGGCCTGGCGAGATCGCTACCCGGATCGCGTAAGATCGCTTAAACAAGGCGACATTGCCTGAAGCGGCGGAGACCACGAAATGCAGATCCGGGCCCTGATGTATTTCGACGAGCTGGTGCGCACCAACTCCATGCGCCAGGCTGCGGAGAATCTGAACGTTGCGCCGACGGCGATCAGCCGGCAGATCGAGAACCTGGAATATCACTTCGGTGCGCCGCTTGTGGAGCGCAGCGCCCGCGGCGTCAAACTGACGGCGGCGGGTGAGTTGCTTGCTGCCCGTGCGGGTCGGACGCTGCGCGAACTCGATCACGTCGGCCAGCTGATCGAGGATCTGAAGGGGCTGCAGCGCGGCCGGGTCAGCATCTATGCCAACGGCGCCACGGTCGCCAATCTGCTCGCTCCGGCGCTGGCGGAGTTCAGCTTGAAGTATCCAAAACTGCGCTTCGAAGTCGCGATCACAAGCGCGCGCCAGGCGATTGAGGCGGTGAACGGCGCTGAAGCCGATATCGCGGTAACGCTGTTTGCGCCGCCGCTCTCCGGCACGAAGGTACGGTTGCGCTCGGAAATCGCCTATGACCTGATCGTCGCGCCAACGCATCCTGCTGCCGATCGGGCCGAGATCCAGCTGAAGGATATCGCCGAGTATTCGCTGGCGCTTCCCGATCAGTCCTTCAGCTTCCGGCAGGCCTTCGATGCACGCATTGAGAAGGAGGGCTTGAATGTCGAGCCTGTGTTCGTCACGAGCTCGCTCGAAATGCTCAAGGAACTGGTTTTGAGCGACGCCGCAGTTACCTTGCTGCCGGCGCTGACCGTCCGCCGCGAAATCGAGGCGGGCCAACTCCGCGCCATTCCGCTGGCCGGAAAAAACGCGATACGCACCTATGTCGATCTCTGCGTCGCTCCCGATCGCCAGCTTGCCTTTGCGGCCACAAAGCTGGTCGATTTCATCGAACGGTTTATGCGCGAGCGCGCAGACGCAAGACCGCGAGCAAAAGATTAGTCCCTGGGCTTGCTCGGACCGCATCTTCGAGTGTAGCACTTTCGGCTACACCGAGAACACATAATCGTTATTGTGTGTGCACTCCGGGAATGACACTTTAGCTCGCAAAGGTCGAAGCTACGGCAGCGGCCAGACAGGGGAACATAATGATGAAGGTTTCGCTCGCGCCGTCGGTACGGCTGGTTCGGCGACTTTCGCTCGGGGCGGCCGTTTCTGTCGGCCTCGTTTTTTTGGGGCTCACCCCGGCGGAAGCGGCCAAAACCACACTGACCCTCGGCATGACCGTGGAACCGACCGGTTTGGATCCGACGATCGCAGCCCCTGTCGCGATCGGGCAGGTGACCTGGCAGAATATCTTCGAAGGCCTTGTCGCGATTGATGAGGCCGGCAAGGTCCAGCCGCAACTCGCCAAGAGCTGGGAAGTCTCCCCTGATGGTCTCGTCTATACCTTCAAGCTACAATCTCCCGTCAAATTTCACGATGGCGAGGCGTTCGATTCTGCTGCCGCGAAGTTCGCGCTTGATCGTGCCCGCGGTGCCGACTCGGTAAACCCGCAGAAGCGTTTCTTCACATCGATCGCTTCCATCGAGACGCCCGACCCGGAAACGCTCGTGCTGCGCCTCTCCGCACCGACAGGCAGTCTCCTTTATTGGCTTGGCTGGCCCGCCTCGGTCATGGTGGCGCCGAATTCCGCCGCCGATGACAAGACGAATCCCATCGGCACAGGCCCGTTCAAGTTTGTGAACTGGGCCAAGGGCGACAAGGTCGAACTCGAAAAGAACGTCGACTATTGGAACAAGGGCGTTGCGGTAAAGCTCGAGAAAGTGACCTTCCGCTTTGTTGCCGATCCTCAAGCCCAGGCCGCGGCGCTGAAGTCTGGGGATGTCGACGCCATTCCCGAGTTCGCGGCGCCCGAGCTGATGAGTTCGTTTGACGGCGATGCGAAGCTTGCGACCAGGATCGGCAATACCGAGCTCAAGGTCGTGGCCGGTATGAACAACGCCAAGAAGCCGTTCGACGACAAGCGTGTGCGACAGGCCCTGATGATGGCGATTGATCGGAAGACGGTGATCGACGGTGCCTGGTCGGGCCTCGGCACGCCGATCGGCAGCCACTACACGCCGAACGACCCCGGCTA harbors:
- the purU gene encoding formyltetrahydrofolate deformylase; protein product: MTSYVLTVTCKSTRGIVAAIANYLADQGCNIVDSSQFDDLDTGRFFTRVSFISEEGVGLAALKEGFKPVAEKFEMDAEIHDGDSRMKVLLMVSRFGHCLNDLLYRWKIGALSIDIVGVVSNHFDYQKVVVNHDIPFHHIKVTKENKPQAEAQLLDLVDQTGTELIVLARYMQVLSDAMCRKMSGKIINIHHSFLPSFKGANPYKQAYERGVKLIGATAHYVTADLDEGPIIEQDTARITHAQSADDYVSIGRDVESQVLARAIHAHIHRRVFLNGNRTIVFPASPGSYASERMG
- a CDS encoding aminotransferase, yielding MTDETLAYRATLPRPDVTAAEAGDILQSRYGLSGTITELGSQQDRNYRLDTGEQRYVLKICHVTYETLELEAQNAAIHHIGTKENAPRVPRVIPSTDGQDIVAVTVRDQTFQVRLLEYLEGEGLSHRKHLPKESVSALGGLCARLAQSLADFTHPGLDRSLQWDLRRAGPVAVQLLSAITDSAARDRIAKTMVAAVRRIQPLAPSLRLQAVHHDVTGDNVVSHRDSRGRLVPDGVIDFGDIIRGWLIGDLAVTCASLLHQADGDPLYILPAVKAYHEVYPLTEGELRALWPLVVARAVILVASGEQQISIDPENDYVRGNLELERLIFDTAVSVPFELMEIAVLKAVGMETATLPTEDWRPLFPDIDPATISFVDLGVQSPHFAAGNWSQADMDWRLLARAAAETGTAATRYGEYRLSRSKLHSATPSATFALHSDICLAGGSTVAAPFAGRVSWKNHHFILAGEGVNLHLDGIEPSLEDEAEVGPGQPLGTISGESGSLGGLRVQLSTLQGAEPPLFCGPQEAMAWSELCPSPAALLGAGVDAPKPASAELFALREAHLAGPQKNYYETPPQMERGWKEHMFDVEGRAYLDMLNNVTILGHGHPRLAEAISEQWLRLNTNSRFHYTAIAEFSERLASLAPEGLEAVFLVNSGSEANDLALRLAWAHTGAKPMLSLLEAYHGWSVASDAVSTSIADNPQALTTRPDWVHAVLSPNTYRGAFRGSESTTGYLDAVVEVLEAIDAKGEGLAGFIAEPVYGNAGGISLPDGFLAAVYGQIRARGGVCIADEVQVGYGRLGHHFWGFEQQGAIPDIITIAKGMGDGHPLGAVITTRAIAGSLEKEGYFFSSTGGSPVSCVAGMTVLDIMADERLQENARDVGDHLKGRLVALIERHPIVGAVHGMGLYLGLELVRDRTTLEPATEETAAICSRLLDLGILVQPTGDHLNVLKIKPPLCLTVDSADFFVDMLEKVLSEGW
- a CDS encoding P1 family peptidase, which encodes MVRLLNLITDIEGVSVGNATDLKLGSGVTVIVFDEPATASGVVLGGAPGGRDTALLDPSMTVGAVDAFVLSGGSAFGLDAAGGVQAGLREVGRGFPVGDVRVPIVPQAILMDLLNGGDKDWDLQSPYREMGYQAFKAADKEQFALGTVGAGAGATTATFKGGLGSASAETSTGLKIAAIVAVNALGSATVGEGPHFWSAPFEQNGEFGGLGLPSPISQVDTHMRLKGMSTTATTIGAIVTDAELTKQEAHRLAIMAHDGFARGLLPAHLPLDGDTVFAASTGRKPRPDLPAFLELCHLATMVMARAIARGVYEATALPVAGAQQAWRDRYPDRVRSLKQGDIA
- a CDS encoding LysR family transcriptional regulator translates to MQIRALMYFDELVRTNSMRQAAENLNVAPTAISRQIENLEYHFGAPLVERSARGVKLTAAGELLAARAGRTLRELDHVGQLIEDLKGLQRGRVSIYANGATVANLLAPALAEFSLKYPKLRFEVAITSARQAIEAVNGAEADIAVTLFAPPLSGTKVRLRSEIAYDLIVAPTHPAADRAEIQLKDIAEYSLALPDQSFSFRQAFDARIEKEGLNVEPVFVTSSLEMLKELVLSDAAVTLLPALTVRREIEAGQLRAIPLAGKNAIRTYVDLCVAPDRQLAFAATKLVDFIERFMRERADARPRAKD
- a CDS encoding ABC transporter substrate-binding protein, with translation MMKVSLAPSVRLVRRLSLGAAVSVGLVFLGLTPAEAAKTTLTLGMTVEPTGLDPTIAAPVAIGQVTWQNIFEGLVAIDEAGKVQPQLAKSWEVSPDGLVYTFKLQSPVKFHDGEAFDSAAAKFALDRARGADSVNPQKRFFTSIASIETPDPETLVLRLSAPTGSLLYWLGWPASVMVAPNSAADDKTNPIGTGPFKFVNWAKGDKVELEKNVDYWNKGVAVKLEKVTFRFVADPQAQAAALKSGDVDAIPEFAAPELMSSFDGDAKLATRIGNTELKVVAGMNNAKKPFDDKRVRQALMMAIDRKTVIDGAWSGLGTPIGSHYTPNDPGYVDLTGVLPYDPEKAKALLAEAGYPSGFTFTIKSPQMAYAPRSAQVMQAMLAEIGVTMNIEPTEFPAKWVQDVMKDRAYDMTIVAHAEPLDIDIYARDPYYFNYKNPVFDGLMKMVQETSDPAAQAQIYGEAQKVLAEDVPALYLFVMPKLGVWDKKLKGLWDNEPIPSNVLTNVSWED